One genomic region from Quercus robur chromosome 4, dhQueRobu3.1, whole genome shotgun sequence encodes:
- the LOC126721165 gene encoding putative F-box/LRR-repeat protein At4g00320: MEVVVDKISELPEPLLHYILSFLPIKQVVQSSTLSKRWNHVCSTIPVLEFDKSFFESKLWCQDTKETCEIQRKKVELYHFVEQNLLSRRRQGLSIKKFTLAVCLSTPKSVSRVNRWIEYVVKSDVEELNLDFQTFKWKWKSYYPLPQNILLAKSITVLRLKACRLDSYFGDINLSSLKILSLYNVGTNDQIIQNLVAGCPVIEDIGIENCCGLKCIQFSGLPKVKSIELKSNKGVETVELEASNIYHVHIQQFEASKINLVPCKNLKLLMLGKLHITDSCFNYHISQLPLIEYLSVYWCDKLESIKISSHRLKTLHILKCDKLVEVEINTPKLCKLSYLGGNTISFSVTALAYLSKATYQMLHSDAPWNVKKMELLANLSNSKLLELLNINSTKDMVIPKELRDIVSSPSYRVKQLKVEISKSFTTHEFIELVDSLLWISPRLELLLITYGEWIDKNWYRETISFKFSYEKPILTGENYSCCKFLPDPCWRQCLKSVTIENCREPANVETVKADKEILEKYFYENAKILESFQFNPKVE; encoded by the exons atggaggtggtggtggaCAAAATATCTGAATTGCCAGAGCCTCTTCTACATTACATTTTGTCTTTCCTTCCCATTAAACAAGTTGTTCAATCCAGTACATTGTCCAAGAGATGGAATCATGTCTGTTCTACAATCCCAGTTCTAGAATTTGATAAATCCTTCTTCGAGTCAAAGTTGTGGTGTCAAGACACTAAGGAAACTTGCGAAATCCAGAGAAAGAAGGTGGAGTTATATCACTTTGTGGAGCAAAATTTACTAAGCCGCCGTAGGCAAGGGCTAAGTATAAAGAAGTTTACACTTGCAGTGTGCTTGAGCACACCGAAATCAGTGTCTCGTGTGAACCGGTGGATTGAATATGTAGTCAAGAGTGACGTTGAAGAGCTTAATCTTGACTTTCAAACGTTTAAATGGAAGTGGAAGAGTTATTATCCCTTGCCACAGAATATTCTACTTGCAAAATCAATAACTGTGTTGAGGTTAAAGGCATGTAGGTTGGATTCATACTTTGGTGATATAAACTTATCctctttgaaaattttgtctttatatAATGTGGGTACAAATgatcaaattatccaaaatcTAGTTGCCGGGTGTCCTGTGATAGAAGACATAGGAATTGAAAACTGTTGTGGGTTGAAATGTATACAGTTCTCTGGTCTACCTAAAGTCAAGTCAATTGAGTTGAAAAGCAATAAAGGTGTTGAGACAGTTGAATTAGAAGCATCAAATATTTATCATGTACATATCCAACAGTTTGAAGCATCCAAGATCAACCTGGTGCCCTGTAAAAATCTGAAGTTATTAATGCTAGGAAAACTGCACATAACAGACAGCTGCTTCAATTACCATATTTCTCAACTTCCGCTCATTGAGTACTTGTCCGTATATTGGTGTGATAAGTTGGAAAGCATTAAGATTTCAAGTCATCGTCTTAAGACATTACACATATTGAAATGCGACAAGCTGGTTGAAGTCGAGATTAACACTCCAAAGTTATGTAAACTTTCATATCTTGGTGGTAATACAATATCCTTTTCAGTGACTGCTTTGGCTTATTTGTCAAAAGCTACCTACCAGATGTTGCACTCCGATGCTCCTTGGAATGTTAAAAAGATGGAATTGCTTGCAAATTTGAGTAATTCCAAATTATTGGAGTTGCTAAATATTAACTCCACGAag GATATGGTTATACCAAAGGAATTGAGAGACATAGTATCATCCCCATCATATAGAGTCAAGCAGTTGAAGGTAGAGATATCGAAGTCATTTACTACACATGAATTCATTGAACTTGTGGATAGCTTGCTCTGGATTTCTCCTCGTCTAGAGCTTTTGTTAATAACATATGGGGAATGGATTGACAAGAATTGGTATCGTGAGACCATATCTTTCAAG TTCTCCTATGAAAAGCCCATTCTTACAGGGGAGAATTATAGTTGTTGCAAATTCCTTCCAGATCCATGTTGGAGGCAGTGCTTAAAGAGTGTCACGATTGAGAATTGTAGAGAACCTGCAAATGTAGAGACTGTGAAGGCAGATAAAGAAATTCTAGAGAAGTACTTTTATGAGAATGCAAAGATCTTGGAGAGCTTCCAATTCAATCCTAAAGTTGAAtga
- the LOC126721784 gene encoding uncharacterized protein LOC126721784 produces the protein MSNLRKRGVSTDGLCPVCGLEDETILHALCSCNALKEVWRLWKDCQIDLGAKSLDFLDTALKVLAAGNLKDLEILFVVAWAIWHNRNLRVFESVCQGADQVWNYAVSLISDFKEAGKFCSLGPKAGEVSWRKPPNGVFKINTDGATGGVGTLSSIGVIVRDYRGQAAGALCRVLPGCFTVEETEALAIEAGILLARELDLQQIIIESDSLATVQRILAKDYSGGLGHIVNGIVNLLDGFAGWQIRHLKRDFNRVAHELAKFARCNNVCHLWRGVSPPIVRTLMHLDCM, from the coding sequence ATGTCTAATTTAAGGAAGAGAGGGGTTAGCACGGATGGGCTATGTCCGGTGTGTGGCTTGGAGGATGAAACTATCCTGCATGCTCTGTGTAGCTGTAATGCCTTGAAGGAGGTTTGGAGATTGTGGAAAGATTGCCAAATTGATTTAGGCGCTAAGTCTTTAGATTTCTTGGATACAGCTTTGAAGGTGTTAGCAGCCGGTAATCTTAAGGATTTAGAGATTTTATTTGTGGTGGCGTGGGCTATTTGGCATAACAGAAATCTGAGGGTGTTTGAGTCGGTCTGTCAGGGGGCTGATCAAGTTTGGAATTATGCAGTTAGTTTGATCTCTGACTTCAAGGAAGCTGGAAAATTTTGCTCCTTGGGCCCTAAGGCTGGTGAGGTGAGCTGGAGAAAGCCACCTAATGGAGTGTTCAAAATCAACACTGACGGAGCGACGGGTGGAGTTGGCACGCTGTCTAGTATTGGAGTCATTGTCAGGGACTACAGAGGCCAGGCAGCTGGTGCTCTCTGCCGTGTTCTTCCTGGCTGCTTTACCGTGGAGGAGACTGAGGCTCTGGCAATTGAGGCAGGAATCCTTCTTGCTAGAGAATTGGACCTTCAACAGATAATCATTGAATCGGACTCTCTTGCTACTGTGCAGCGCATTTTAGCTAAGGATTATAGTGGGGGGCTCGGTCACATTGTTAATGGTATAGTGAACCTCCTTGATGGTTTTGCTGGCTGGCAGATTCGGCACCTGAAAAGGGACTTTAATAGGGTGGCACATGAGCTTGCCAAGTTTGCTCGTTGTAATAATGTCTGTCACTTGTGGAGGGGTGTTTCTCCTCCTATAGTTAGGACACTGATGCACTTGGACTGTATGTAA